A region of Sulfurimonas sp. DNA encodes the following proteins:
- a CDS encoding peptidyl-prolyl cis-trans isomerase — MQKIFLTLLFVVTLNAQVIGGVAVVVKGDAITTYDIKKEMKTSKTSEKKATNTLIRKVLEKQEIKERKLSVSSGEVYDDIKQTAKRNQMSVDDFYEAVRNANSLSSAQLKEKIKERLLSQKLYSAIAYAGVSQPKEDEIKAYFESHKDAFDHPSAFVVVIYQAKDKNKLTQKTKDPMFYSPDISASNQTLPYDNISPELASLLERTPINNYTAVVPDGKGGYMTFYIKGTESPKEMGFENVQTQIVNMIMAEQREQVLGDYFARLRHNADVKMIREVE; from the coding sequence ATGCAAAAAATATTTTTAACTCTTCTCTTTGTAGTAACACTAAATGCTCAAGTTATAGGAGGTGTTGCAGTGGTAGTAAAAGGCGATGCTATAACTACATATGACATAAAAAAAGAGATGAAAACATCTAAAACAAGTGAAAAAAAAGCAACAAATACTTTAATAAGAAAAGTTTTGGAAAAGCAAGAAATAAAAGAGAGAAAACTTAGTGTGAGTAGTGGTGAAGTTTATGATGATATAAAACAAACTGCAAAGAGAAATCAAATGAGTGTCGATGATTTTTATGAAGCAGTTAGAAATGCAAATAGTTTAAGTTCAGCACAATTAAAAGAGAAGATAAAAGAGAGACTTTTATCTCAAAAGCTTTACTCTGCAATAGCTTACGCTGGAGTTTCCCAGCCAAAAGAAGATGAGATAAAAGCATACTTCGAGTCACATAAAGACGCCTTTGATCATCCAAGTGCTTTTGTAGTTGTAATTTATCAAGCTAAAGATAAAAATAAATTGACACAAAAAACTAAGGACCCGATGTTCTATTCTCCAGACATTTCTGCAAGCAATCAAACTCTTCCATACGATAACATATCTCCAGAATTAGCATCTCTACTAGAGCGAACACCTATTAATAACTATACGGCTGTTGTTCCAGATGGAAAAGGTGGATACATGACTTTTTATATTAAAGGCACAGAATCTCCAAAAGAGATGGGATTTGAGAATGTTCAAACTCAGATTGTAAATATGATTATGGCTGAGCAAAGAGAGCAGGTCTTAGGTGATTACTTCGCAAGACTTCGTCATAATGCGGATGTAAAGATGATTAGAGAAGTAGAGTAG